A single region of the Eremothecium gossypii ATCC 10895 chromosome V, complete sequence genome encodes:
- the FKH1 gene encoding forkhead family transcription factor FKH1 (Syntenic homolog of Saccharomyces cerevisiae YNL068C (FKH2) and YIL131C (FKH1); 1-intron), which translates to MNYPFASQQHQQDVINAVISVLDAPKEATTVSQVYSNDKNTATEVQAYAKISGRDWTYYVKDMMTSIGRNTSPQDRSVHIDLGPAKVVSRQHASISFNLNTGIWELRVLGRNGAKINFHRIPSGPNTDPVPLSSGTILDIGGTQMMFILPDQGPFIDPAALSYLNPKLAAAYAHTTTNPLLQELIKSTTSAVTDVKGTGDGGMTTFKMYHNHYQNASQYDQVDQSSSQGAIYGTIIDPSFHTGKDLATDLSRDENRNVKPPHSYATMITQAILSSQDGELSLSAIYKYISTNYAFYRHTKSGWQNSIRHNLSLNKAFEKVPRKPGEPGKGMKWRISEEYQREFLEKWHSGRIGKVRRGSSVARQLQLHMSRYNYLPIQNHRQSNVAANGSVQKQQRRTTMSTSIGSRSQSEDRVAVSVPPSNSTDYANSVATNPIQYSSSSQNGHVQTKQVHPARTSNLQPQLTLKQEDKPLHNNDTPPPSISFSRQPPQKQEQRDISASASNTSLPSLSGMRGSPQPSLSVATLPTTAPVNDVLLHSPAKRFHISAVEAYTPERGSQQISRSPTQGGSSAHLSAQGAQQGPMLGQSGHVSQGGHSNANQSSPGVWNLLQFSSVNNTPATAYNNGMPSLNTQNPGLSKTNSAAAVKHGSNELLTSSAEKDHSLNSSPIKKHRGDGRGVDHPDGRLILDTEGAKVSLVSNDDISAGRHGSVDRE; encoded by the exons ATGAATTACCCATTTGCGTCtcagcagcaccagcag GACGTGATCAATGCGGTGATTTCGGTGCTGGATGCGCCGAAGGAGGCGACGACAGTGTCGCAAGTATATTCGAACGACAAGAACACGGCAACGGAAGTACAGGCGTACGCCAAGATATCGGGACGAGACTGGACGTACTACGTGAAGGACATGATGACGAGTATCGGGCGGAACACGTCTCCGCAGGACCGGTCAGTACACATCGACCTGGGGCCTGCGAAAGTGGTGTCGCGGCAGCACGCTAGCATCAGCTTCAACCTGAACACGGGTATATGGGAGCTGCGGGTTTTGGGCCGCAACGGCGCGAAGATCAATTTCCACCGGATTCCCTCAGGCCCGAACACCGACCCGGTGCCATTGTCATCGGGGACCATTCTGGATATTGGTGGGACCCAAATGATGTTCATATTGCCGGATCAGGGGCCGTTCATCGACCCCGCCGCGCTGAGCTACCTGAACCCGAAGCTGGCTGCGGCGTACGCACACACGACCACAAACCCGTTACTACAGGAGCTAATCAAAAGCACCACATCTGCAGTCACCGATGTGAAGGGCACCGGTGACGGCGGGATGACCACCTTCAAAATGTACCACAACCATTACCAAAATGCTTCGCAGTACGATCAAGTAGACCAATCTTCCAGCCAGGGGGCAATATATGGAACCATAATAGACCCCAGCTTCCACACAGGTAAGGATTTGGCCACTGATTTGTCCCGCGATGAGAATCGGAACGTCAAACCGCCACATTCCTACGCAACGATGATTACCCAGGCTATTTTGTCCTCTCAGGACGGAGAGCTATCTTTGTCTGCGATTTACAAGTACATCTCCACAAATTACGCTTTCTATCGTCATACAAAGTCTGGCTGGCAGAATTCGATTCGGCACAACTTATCGCTCAATAAAGCCTTCGAAAAAGTGCCGAGAAAACCTGGTGAGCCAGGCAAGGGTATGAAGTGGCGGATTAGTGAGGAATACCAGAGGGAGTTTCTAGAAAAATGGCATAGTGGCAGGATTGGAAAGGTTAGACGTGGTTCTTCTGTTGCTAGACAGTTGCAGCTTCACATGTCCAGATACAATTATTTGCCAATCCAGAATCATCGTCAGAGTAATGTCGCCGCGAATGGTTCTGTTCAGAAGCAGCAGAGGCGTACCACCATGTCCACATCCATTGGGAGCCGAAGCCAGAGTGAGGACCGTGTCGCTGTTTCTGTTCCACCTAGTAATTCCACGGACTATGCAAATTCGGTGGCTACGAACCCTATCCAATATAGTTCATCCAGTCAAAACGGTCATGTGCAGACTAAACAAGTGCATCCTGCGAGAACGTCTAATCTACAGCCGCAGCTAACATTGAAACAGGAAGACAAGCCACTGCATAACAACGATACACCACCACCTTCGATATCGTTTTCCCGTCAGCCACCGCAGAAACAAGAGCAAAGAGATATTTCCGCATCAGCTTCTAATACATCATTGCCGTCTTTATCTGGAATGCGTGGTTCTCCCCAACCTTCGTTATCAGTCGCTACATTACCAACTACTGCGCCCGTGAACGACGTGCTTCTTCATTCTCCAGCAAAACGGTTTCATATTTCAGCCGTGGAAGCATACACTCCTGAGAGGGGGTCCCAGCAAATTTCTAGGTCTCCTACTCAAGGCGGCAGTAGTGCACATTTGAGCGCACAGGGAGCGCAACAGGGGCCAATGCTTGGACAAAGTGGCCATGTAAGCCAAGGGGGACATTCCAACGCCAACCAGAGTAGCCCAGGTGTATGGAATCTACTCCAGTTTTCCTCAGTGAACAACACTCCGGCAACTGCGTATAATAATGGAATGCCAAGCCTAAATACCCAAAACCCAGGCCTTAGCAAAACAAATAGTGCTGCCGCTGTGAAACATGGTAGCAACGAGCTGCTTACGTCTAGCGCAGAGAAGGACCATTCTCTAAATTCTAGTCCGATAAAAAAACACCGAGGCGACGGGCGAGGCGTTGACCATCCTGATGGGCGACTAATCTTAGACACTGAAGGTGCAAAGGTCAGTTTGGTCAGCAATGATGATATCTCTGCAGGAAGACACGGTTCGGTAGATCGGGAATGA
- the ASG1 gene encoding Asg1p (Syntenic homolog of Saccharomyces cerevisiae YIL130W (ASG1)), with protein MSESAGLGLKRRRVTRACDECRKKKVKCDSRHPCIHCTVYSYECTYNQPARRAGGGRGRGEGGTEAGAGEDVGAGGVCKKGPHSRVRYLQNKIAKFERVLGEVFPGLVDERTIDEFDVETFKKLFANCIRKDVDVREVVAEYRLIVPCEEPGGVRRAAAGDAAEAETEPFSQEESKEIRIILPPKPIAIEFVKNVWENCCVLYRFYHRPTFIRKLDDLYETDPREYTHEQLRFLPLCYAVMAVGALFSSSMLPGRGSEDAGSAGRVTAATLADTDTRHAYLHDEGYRYYVAAKKLVDLTNARDTEAIQTLCILFVFSQCSARLSTGHSYVCLAMKSALREGFHRKLSPEDEKKYSPLEQEMRKRLFYTLYKMEVFVNTMLGLPSSLSKDDYDQSLPLEISDKYISDSGIHAEQQRDILSSSGVANQHTKLIMIMEEIAAQLYPVKRTGKFISHKVISALELKLRSWLDQLPAELVPGLKDVPERYYMANRMLHLSFLHVQLILYRPFINYLSRSNSSSTNSTLSVQRAKNCISVARTVISLAAEMFDKGMLVGTSWFSIYTIFFSVTGLNYYVREVTPTYKQAIAEYKQILESVELGTDILSKLKTTSVAAGRIYNVLFSLFKPYNPHPQVSASLSSTPNAQVDDDDIKQQRSGYNSVNNSVQELISIPETSNASFFHNWAVDPSLKAQEQVYFSGPSLPSGTPVTNIKNPNTPPTLPNNRVASSFSGTLVSLIPTSSTGRADTPSIHQTPSTTMVNSGSFVPEEDIGNVETHLFGRYLPPSLSQDPLIAYSLPQTEFENP; from the coding sequence ATGTCAGAGTCTGCAGGGCTAGGGTTAAAGCGGCGGCGAGTGACACGTGCATGTGATGAGTGTCGCAAGAAGAAGGTGAAGTGTGATAGTAGGCATCCGTGCATACATTGCACGGTGTACTCGTATGAATGCACGTATAATCAACCGGCACGGCGGGCCGGAGGagggcgcgggcgcggagAAGGCGGCACGGAAGCGGGCGCAGGCGAGGATgtgggcgcgggcggggTGTGCAAGAAGGGGCCGCACTCGCGGGTGCGGTACCTGCAGAATAAGATCGCGAAGTTTGAGCGGGTGCTCGGAGAAGTGTTTCCGGGGCTAGTGGACGAGCGGACGATCGACGAGTTCGATGTTGAGACGTTCAAGAAGCTGTTTGCGAACTGCATTCGCAAGGATGTGGATGTGCGCGAGGTTGTCGCGGAGTACCGACTGATAGTGCCGTGTGAGGAGCCGGGTGGggtgcggcgcgcggcggccggtGACGCGGCGGAGGCGGAAACGGAACCGTTTTCGCAGGAAGAGAGCAAAGAGATTAGGATCATTCTGCCTCCAAAGCCAATTGCGATTGAGTTTGTAAAGAATGTGTGGGAGAACTGCTGTGTGCTGTACCGTTTCTATCACCGCCCGACTTTCATCAGGAAGCTGGACGACCTGTATGAGACAGACCCGCGTGAGTACACGCACGAGCAGCTACGCTTCTTGCCGTTGTGCTACGCTGTCATGGCAGTGGGTGCGCTGTTCTCTAGCTCCATGCTCCCTGGTCGGGGAAGCGAAGATGCGGGCTCTGCAGGCAGAGTAACAGCGGCTACATTGGCGGATACGGACACACGGCACGCTTATCTGCACGACGAGGGCTACCGGTACTATGTGGCTGCGAAAAAGCTAGTGGATCTCACGAACGCCCGTGACACCGAGGCGATTCAGACCCTTTGTATCCTGTTTGTGTTCTCACAATGTTCTGCGCGGCTCTCCACGGGGCATTCGTATGTCTGCCTGGCTATGAAGTCCGCCCTTCGTGAAGGATTTCATCGCAAGCTCTCGCCGGAAGATGAGAAGAAGTATTCACCGCTCGAGCAGGAGATGCGCAAGCGCCTGTTTTACACCCTTTATAAGATGGAGGTATTTGTGAATACGATGCTGGGGCTGCCATCGTCACTCTCCAAGGACGACTATGACCAGTCGCTACCACTTGAGATCAGCGATAAATATATCTCGGATAGCGGCATCCATGCCGAGCAGCAGAGAGATATATTATCGTCCTCAGGAGTCGCAAATCAACATACGAAACTTATTATGATCATGGAAGAAATAGCCGCGCAGCTGTATCCCGTGAAAAGAACCGGTAAGTTTATCTCTCACAAGGTTATTTCAGCTTTAGAGCTTAAATTGCGCAGCTGGCTAGATCAACTGCCGGCAGAGTTAGTTCCGGGTCTGAAGGATGTACCGGAACGCTACTACATGGCCAACAGGATGTTACACCTATCTTTCTTACATGTGCAGCTAATCTTGTACCGTCCATTCATTAACTACCTCTCCAGATCCAATTCCAGTTCAACTAATAGTACCCTTTCCGTCCAACGGGCCAAAAATTGTATTTCTGTGGCGCGCACAGTGATTTCGTTAGCTGCGGAAATGTTCGACAAGGGTATGCTGGTAGGGACATCATGGTTCAGCATTTACACAATATTTTTCAGTGTAACTGGCCTGAATTACTACGTGCGGGAAGTCACGCCCACATATAAGCAGGCAATTGCAGAGTACAAGCAGATTTTAGAGAGTGTGGAGCTTGGGACAGATATTCTCTCAAAACTGAAAACCACTTCTGTAGCCGCTGGCCGCATATACAACGTTCTGTTTTCACTTTTCAAGCCATATAATCCTCATCCTCAAGTATCTGCAAGCCTGAGTTCAACACCTAATGCTCAGGTGGATGATGATGACATAAAACAACAGCGTTCTGGATACAATTCGGTGAACAACTCTGTCCAAGAGCTTATTAGCATCCCTGAGACTAGTAATGCCAGTTTCTTTCACAATTGGGCTGTTGACCCATCTTTGAAAGCACAGGAGCAAGTATACTTTTCTGGCCCATCGTTGCCATCAGGCACCCCAGTAACCAACATTAAAAATCCTAACACGCCCCCCACACTACCAAACAATCGTGTGGCATCCAGTTTCTCCGGGACGTTAGTTTCACTAATTCCCACTTCCTCTACCGGACGTGCTGATACTCCATCCATACATCAAACACCTAGCACAACAATGGTCAACAGTGGCAGTTTTGTCCCAGAGGAAGATATAGGTAACGTGGAAACTCACTTGTTTGGTCGTTATCTGCCCCCATCACTTTCCCAAGATCCACTTATTGCGTACTCTTTGCCGCAAACCGAATTTGAAAACCCTTAG
- the POG1 gene encoding Pog1p (Syntenic homolog of Saccharomyces cerevisiae YIL122W (POG1)) — protein sequence MANRKEELPLNDESTEDEDNSFIGEQGVVSSGMTTATSASAPAATNYKVRICRELGLLSADEERGKPHKYAEEEVPDIDGDILREYIELRLTNERMALESLKRDNLNKIDEILTKLIDSNFPLGTFDKLLQSSTAVGGGGSILGSDGGCTDTEALGHDRKRKKLEPRFPAPPPSVALGPRHRRYNSELGLNYLRESNAQPSVMLPQVQQRWNTAPRQQPRQQHRQHGQAEETGSPPMALRYPPPMLMNSNYTFPAGPQQPLGPHPQSRASTQQSDVQLPSRNIGVAPSSQLPQPPPLTSLLSKHQPHHSQPNELPTSMHSDNRFAYSNSPVLKSAAYVAPSSSGPNYIRGHRRTQSAQVRMVPEMSTFTVSRSPTIIEHRVDEAVSHGTNNRQLVQTQSSSTRSPPTVGGASTSSKVSFLIHTPKHPPKR from the coding sequence ATGGCGAACAGAAAGGAGGAGCTGCCGCTAAATGATGAGAGTACGGAAGATGAGGACAACAGCTTCATCGGTGAGCAGGGCGTTGTGAGCTCGGGCATGACCACAGCGACAAGCGCATCAGCGCCAGCGGCCACCAACTACAAGGTGCGCATTTGCAGGGAGTTGGGACTGCTGAGCGCGGATGAAGAACGCGGGAAACCGCACAAGTacgcggaggaggaggtGCCGGATATTGATGGAGACATTCTGCGGGAGTATATCGAGCTACGCCTGACCAACGAGCGTATGGCGCTGGAGTCGCTGAAGCGCGATAACCTAAACAAAATCGACGAGATCCTAACCAAGCTGATTGACTCCAACTTTCCACTTGGCACATTCGACAAGCTGTTGCAGAGCTCGACGGCCGTGGGGGGTGGTGGCTCCATATTGGGATCAGATGGTGGGTGTACAGACACGGAGGCATTGGGACATGACCGAAAACGCAAGAAGTTGGAGCCCCGCTTCCCGGCGCCTCCGCCGAGCGTGGCACTCGGCCCGCGCCATCGCCGATATAATTCTGAATTGGGCCTCAACTACTTGCGCGAGAGCAACGCGCAGCCCAGCGTGATGCTCCCgcaggtgcagcagcgctgGAACACAGCTCCTCGACAACAACCCAGACAACAGCATAGACAACATGGGCAGGCCGAGGAAACGGGTTCACCACCAATGGCTCTTCGCTATCCCCCTCCAATGTTAATGAACAGCAATTATACATTCCCTGCCGGCCCCCAGCAGCCGCTCGGCCCGCATCCACAATCGCGTGCCTCGACGCAGCAATCTGATGTCCAGCTACCCTCCCGGAATATCGGCGTAGCACCATCGTCCCAACTTCCACAGCCCCCACCGCTGACTAGTCTTTTGTCTAAACATCAGCCTCATCACTCGCAGCCTAATGAGCTGCCTACCTCCATGCATAGTGACAACAGATTTGCCTACTCAAATAGCCCAGTTCTGAAGTCTGCTGCTTACGTGGCGCCGTCTTCCTCTGGGCCAAACTATATTCGTGGTCATCGAAGAACGCAGAGCGCACAGGTCCGCATGGTGCCTGAAATGTCTACTTTTACCGTCAGTAGATCACCTACAATCATAGAGCACCGTGTCGATGAAGCCGTATCGCATGGAACTAATAATCGTCAATTGGTGCAGACGCAAAGTTCTAGCACGCGAAGTCCACCTACGGTTGGCGGCGCATCTACATCCTCAAAAGTCAGCTTTTTAATACATACCCCGAAGCACCCTCCTAAAAGATAG
- the SIM1 gene encoding putative glucosidase SIM1 (Syntenic homolog of Saccharomyces cerevisiae YNL066W (SUN4) and YIL123W (SIM1); 1-intron), with protein sequence MKVTSKLALSLAGCAVAAALPHAAQGGEDCSTSAGHQHKRAIAVEYVYETITVNGQGQTIFGMSSVSPTLSPSSTRSTPVSSSTPTSSVVSSSSYSAPSSSSAWSSSAPSSSSAPSSSSAPPSTTSAKPTTLKPSSSSEVSSTKSSAAPSSSSAPSHDHGAGVFGDLELYAKPTKRFVDGVVPCSEFPEGQGVVKLNWLDFGGWSGIENHDTSTGGKCKEGSHCSYACQSGMSKTQWPSEQPEDGRSIGGLLCKNGFLHRTNKNTDYLCEWGVDKAEVVNKLDKVVSICRTDYPGTENMVIPTIVNPGKTMPLTVVDEDTYYKWRGLKTSAQYYVNDAGVSMEDGCIWSDEGSTVGNWAPMNFGAGYVDGIAYLSLIPNPNNRQPLNFNIKIVPADKNSVISGDCWYENGRYNGHGTDGCTVGVTSGRARFVLYK encoded by the coding sequence ATGAAGGTCACCAGTAAGCTAGCCTTGTCCCTGGCCGGCTGCGCGGTTGCAGCGGCTTTGCCGCACGCGGCGCAGGGCGGGGAAGACTGTTCGACTTCTGCGGGACACCAGCACAAGCGTGCGATTGCGGTGGAGTACGTGTACGAGACGATCACCGTGAACGGGCAGGGTCAGACCATCTTCGGGATGTCGTCTGTCAGCCCCACGCTTAGCCCCTCCAGCACTCGGAGCACGCCTGTGAGCTCGAGCACCCCTACTTCCAGCGTGGTGAGCTCGTCGAGCTACAGCGCTCCAAGCTCTTCGAGTGCGTGGAGCTCGTCGGCTCCGTCCTCGTCGAGTGCTCcgtcctcgtcgagcgCTCCGCCCTCGACTACGAGTGCGAAGCCCACCACGCTGAAGCCATCCTCCAGCTCGGAGGTCAGCTCTACGAAGTCGTCTGCGGCGCCCTCAAGCAGCTCGGCGCCTAGTCACGACCACGGCGCCGGGGTCTTCGGCGACCTTGAATTGTACGCGAAGCCCACAAAGCGCTTTGTCGACGGCGTGGTCCCATGTTCTGAATTCCCAGAAGGCCAAGGTGTGGTAAAGCTGAACTGGCTAGACTTTGGTGGCTGGTCGGGCATTGAGAACCACGACACCTCCACCGGTGGCAAGTGTAAGGAGGGTTCGCACTGTTCCTACGCGTGCCAGTCGGGTATGTCCAAGACCCAGTGGCCATCCGAGCAGCCTGAGGACGGCCGCTCCATCGGTGGTTTGCTGTGCAAGAACGGCTTCCTCCACCGTACCAACAAAAACACCGACTACCTGTGTGAGTGGGGCGTTGACAAGGCCGAGGTGGTCAACAAGCTAGACAAGGTCGTCTCTATCTGCAGAACAGACTACCCAGGTACCGAAAACATGGTCATCCCAACCATCGTCAACCCCGGCAAGACCATGCCTTTGACGGTGGTCGATGAGGACACCTACTACAAGTGGCGCGGCCTCAAGACTTCGGCGCAATACTACGTCAACGACGCAGGCGTCAGCATGGAGGACGGCTGCATCTGGAGTGACGAGGGCTCCACCGTCGGTAACTGGGCTCCTATGAACTTCGGTGCTGGTTACGTTGACGGTATCGCTTACCTCTCGCTCATTCCTAACCCCAACAACCGCCAGCCGCTCAACTTCAACATTAAGATAGTTCCCGCCGACAAGAATTCTGTTATCTCTGGCGACTGCTGGTATGAAAACGGCCGTTACAACGGCCACGGCACTGATGGATGCACTGTGGGCGTTACCTCTGGTAGGGCTCGCTTCGTCCTCTACAAATAA
- the AYR1 gene encoding acylglycerone-phosphate reductase (Syntenic homolog of Saccharomyces cerevisiae YIL124W (AYR1)): MQSSNKESLLPAEAKVVLVTGASSGIGYELTKELANRGYVVYAAARSIEPIEALRDKCGPEKVIPVQLDVTDEEQVTKLRRRMSKEIPGGKLHALFNNAGQSCTMPAVDVTPEMIEKCFRVNVFAPMNITREFAPLLIRAHGTIVFTGSLAGIIPFPFGSVYSATKAAVHQYARVLHLELKPFGVRVINAVTGGVATNIADTRPLPKSSVYNFAEGKAAFAERQRMASRSSPMPAPVYARKLVSDLESSDDPLNVYRGHLATVLSWLELLLPHKVLEWGLNKAFGLFPVYDALEARKRKD; encoded by the coding sequence ATGCAGTCTTCAAATAAAGAATCCCTGCTACCCGCGGAGGCCAAAGTCGTTTTGGTCACCGGTGCGTCATCCGGCATAGGCTATGAGCTTACGAAGGAGCTAGCAAACCGCGGTTACGTCGTCTAcgcagctgcgcgcagTATCGAGCCCATCGAAGCGTTGCGCGACAAGTGCGGTCCTGAGAAGGTTATCCCGGTGCAGCTCGATGTGACAGATGAGGAGCAGGTCACGAAGCTTCGGCGGAGGATGAGCAAGGAGATACCAGGTGGCAAGCTTCACGCGCTCTTCAACAACGCCGGTCAGAGTTGCACAATGCCCGCGGTCGACGTGACTCCCGAGATGATCGAGAAGTGCTTTCGCGTGAACGTATTTGCGCCCATGAACATCACGCGCGAGTTCGCCCCTTTGCTGATCCGCGCCCACGGCACAATCGTTTTCACAGGCTCGCTAGCCGGCATCATCCCGTTCCCCTTCGGAAGCGTCTACTCGGCGACCAAGGCCGCCGTGCACCAGTACGCCCGCGTGCTGCACCTCGAGCTCAAGCCCTTCGGCGTCCGTGTGATCAACGCCGTCACCGGCGGTGTCGCTACCAACATTGCCGATACCCGCCCACTCCCCAAGTCCAGCGTCTACAACTTCGCCGAGGGCAAGGCTGCCTTCGCAGAGCGCCAGCGTATGgccagccgcagcagccccaTGCCGGCACCCGTCTACGCGCGCAAACTGGTCAGCGACCTTGAGTCCTCCGACGACCCACTCAACGTTTACCGTGGCCACCTCGCCACAGTTCTGTCGTGGCTCGAGCTGCTCTTGCCCCACAAGGTCCTCGAATGGGGTCTCAATAAGGCCTTTGGTCTCTTCCCCGTGTATGACGCCCTTGAGGCCCGCAAGCGTAAGGATTAG